The following proteins are encoded in a genomic region of Ooceraea biroi isolate clonal line C1 chromosome 14, Obir_v5.4, whole genome shotgun sequence:
- the LOC113563421 gene encoding uncharacterized protein LOC113563421, protein MSYSNEEAYDMLLILGECRGTFSGAERLWRERYPDRTPHSRNVFSRLAKRIRTKGVIQPEHNKSRQIHRPIRDEKTAEILALVELNPHDSVRRRERDSGVSRDIIWRIMRANKFHPYRMSVHQALKYDDFQQRLAFCNWIRQQPPDFHLKILFSDECTFKSNGSNNTWNCRYWSQVNPHWLREIDHQHVWKVNVWCGIIGSQIVGPIFFEENLNADRYSALIETDLPILLEIFLCNCAWTCGFNKMDARRIHRELFVQY, encoded by the coding sequence ATGTCCTATTCGAATGAAGAAGCATATGATATGCTGTTAATTTTGGGTGAGTGTCGAGGTACGTTCAGTGGAGCTGAAAGATTATGGCGAGAGCGTTATCCTGATCGGACTCCTCACTCACGGAACGTTTTTTCACGTTTGGCTAAGAGAATCAGAACTAAAGGTGTCATTCAGCCTGAACATAACAAAAGTAGACAGATCCACCGTCCAATTAGGGATGAAAAAACGGCGGAAATTCTTGCATTGGTAGAGTTGAACCCTCATGATTCCGTGAGACGTCGAGAAAGAGATTCTGGCGTTAGTCGTGACATTATTTGGCGCATTATGAGAGCAAACAAGTTTCACCCTTACAGAATGTCTGTTCACCAAGCGTTGAAGTATGATGATTTTCAACAGAGActtgcattttgcaattggaTAAGACAGCAACCACCTGATTTTCaccttaaaattttattttctgacgaATGTACATTTAAAAGTAACGGATCTAATAATACTTGGAACTGTCGTTATTGGTCACAAGTTAATCCTCACTGGTTGAGAGAAATAGATCATCAACATGTGTGGAAAGTTAATGTTTGGTGTGGCATTATTGGAAGTCAGATCGTAGGTCCtattttctttgaagaaaatcTAAACGCTGATAGATATTCAGCTTTGATAGAGACAGATCTTCCTATCTTACTAGAAATCTTCCTCTGCAATTGCGCTTGGACATGTGGTTTCAACAAGATGGATGCCCGTCGCATACATCGAGAGTTGTTCGTACAATACTAA